The Maylandia zebra isolate NMK-2024a linkage group LG4, Mzebra_GT3a, whole genome shotgun sequence genome includes a window with the following:
- the 42sp43 gene encoding P43 5S RNA-binding protein-like isoform X1 — protein MNDMRAGKPVCGQPLELFSCSHGECGATFTRQWKLKEHETVHTGARPCQCAVAGCGRRFSRSSHLRRHMLEHTGEKRFKCKFVTCTKTFFNASKLKRHVRFAHGDKNKYFKCKHPNCSLTFKKRRLFKMHLKEHEMVAKFKCSKDGCAATFDSHIARKAHEKKHAGYRCPHTNCQVFEHTWGKLQKHMIKHPATFTCQVCKKEFKKVDSLRRHKRTHASHKPVLVCPRDDCQAYFSTTFNLQHHIRKVHLELLKYRCSFPDCTRMFAMRESMTRHLLRHDPNATTLKKRQRPRKTWQKRLNGQNLPLVEENLRHLFALRMRISRRAKVETNLSGLFNERKIHHYVDPEVNLRNLFGIKQHQALEKNEIAPVKG, from the exons atgaatgacatGCGAGCTGGGAAACCTGTCTGCGGTCAACCGCTGGAGTTGTTCAGCTGTTCTCATGGCGAGTGTGGCGCAACTTTCACCAGGCAGTGGAAACTCAAAGAGCATGAGACTGTGCACACCGGGGCG CGCCCGTGCCAGTGCGCAGTTGCCGGCTGCGGTCGTCGCTTCTCCAGAAGCTCTCACCTGCGGCGCCACATGCTTGAGCACACCGGGGAGAAGCGATTCAA ATGCAAGTTTGTGACCTGTACAAAGACATTCTTTAACGCAAGCAAATTGAAGAGACACGTGCGCTTCGCCCATGGAGACAAAAATAAGTACTTCAAG TGCAAACACCCAAACTGCTCTCTGACCTTCAAAAAGCGCAGATTGTTTAAGATGCACCTGAAGGAACATGAAATGGTTGCCAAGTTCAA ATGTTCGAAGGATGGATGCGCTGCCACATTTGACTCCCATATTGCCCGCAAAGCTCACGAGAAGAAGCATGCAG GTTACCGCTGCCCTCATACTAATTGCCAGGTATTTGAACATACCTGGGGGAAACTTCAGAAACACATGATTAAACACCCAG CCACATTTACATGCCAAGTGTGCAAGAAGGAGTTTAAGAAAGTGGATTCTTTGCGGAGGCACAAGCGGACGCATGCTTCCCACAAGCCTGTGCTGGTCTGTCCCAGAGATGACTGCCAGGCTTACTTTTCTACAACCTTTAACCTGCAGCACCATATTCGCAAGGTGCACCTTGAGCTGCTCAAATACAGATGTTCCTTCCCTGACTGTACTCGCATGTTTGCTATGCGG GAGAGTATGACCAGACACCTACTTCGCCATGACCCAAATGCTACCACTCTGAAA AAACGGCAGCGACCCAGGAAAACCTGGCAGAAACGCCTGAATGGACAAAATCTGCCACTCGTGGAGGAAAACCTGCGTCACCTATTTGCTCTGCGCATGCGAATCTCCAGACGTGCCAAGGTGGAAACGAACCTCTCAGGCCTCTTCAATGAGCGCAAGATCCATCACTATGTTGACCCAGAAGTCAATCTGCGTAACCTGTTTGGGATCAAACAGCATCAGGCTCTGGAGAAGAACGAGATTGCGCCAGTAAAAGGTTAA
- the 42sp43 gene encoding P43 5S RNA-binding protein-like isoform X2 — protein MNDMRAGKPVCGQPLELFSCSHGECGATFTRQWKLKEHETVHTGARPCQCAVAGCGRRFSRSSHLRRHMLEHTGEKRFKCKFVTCTKTFFNASKLKRHVRFAHGDKNKYFKCKHPNCSLTFKKRRLFKMHLKEHEMVAKFKCSKDGCAATFDSHIARKAHEKKHAGYRCPHTNCQVFEHTWGKLQKHMIKHPATFTCQVCKKEFKKVDSLRRHKRTHASHKPVLVCPRDDCQAYFSTTFNLQHHIRKESMTRHLLRHDPNATTLKKRQRPRKTWQKRLNGQNLPLVEENLRHLFALRMRISRRAKVETNLSGLFNERKIHHYVDPEVNLRNLFGIKQHQALEKNEIAPVKG, from the exons atgaatgacatGCGAGCTGGGAAACCTGTCTGCGGTCAACCGCTGGAGTTGTTCAGCTGTTCTCATGGCGAGTGTGGCGCAACTTTCACCAGGCAGTGGAAACTCAAAGAGCATGAGACTGTGCACACCGGGGCG CGCCCGTGCCAGTGCGCAGTTGCCGGCTGCGGTCGTCGCTTCTCCAGAAGCTCTCACCTGCGGCGCCACATGCTTGAGCACACCGGGGAGAAGCGATTCAA ATGCAAGTTTGTGACCTGTACAAAGACATTCTTTAACGCAAGCAAATTGAAGAGACACGTGCGCTTCGCCCATGGAGACAAAAATAAGTACTTCAAG TGCAAACACCCAAACTGCTCTCTGACCTTCAAAAAGCGCAGATTGTTTAAGATGCACCTGAAGGAACATGAAATGGTTGCCAAGTTCAA ATGTTCGAAGGATGGATGCGCTGCCACATTTGACTCCCATATTGCCCGCAAAGCTCACGAGAAGAAGCATGCAG GTTACCGCTGCCCTCATACTAATTGCCAGGTATTTGAACATACCTGGGGGAAACTTCAGAAACACATGATTAAACACCCAG CCACATTTACATGCCAAGTGTGCAAGAAGGAGTTTAAGAAAGTGGATTCTTTGCGGAGGCACAAGCGGACGCATGCTTCCCACAAGCCTGTGCTGGTCTGTCCCAGAGATGACTGCCAGGCTTACTTTTCTACAACCTTTAACCTGCAGCACCATATTCGCAAG GAGAGTATGACCAGACACCTACTTCGCCATGACCCAAATGCTACCACTCTGAAA AAACGGCAGCGACCCAGGAAAACCTGGCAGAAACGCCTGAATGGACAAAATCTGCCACTCGTGGAGGAAAACCTGCGTCACCTATTTGCTCTGCGCATGCGAATCTCCAGACGTGCCAAGGTGGAAACGAACCTCTCAGGCCTCTTCAATGAGCGCAAGATCCATCACTATGTTGACCCAGAAGTCAATCTGCGTAACCTGTTTGGGATCAAACAGCATCAGGCTCTGGAGAAGAACGAGATTGCGCCAGTAAAAGGTTAA